One Halosegnis longus DNA window includes the following coding sequences:
- a CDS encoding sulfurtransferase TusA family protein, protein MTDTPTETLDVKGEACPMPVVKTKQSVDDLGAGEVLEVHATDSGSVSDIDGWAAGTPGVTLVDQAETDDGGETVYVHRVRVE, encoded by the coding sequence ATGACGGACACTCCGACGGAGACACTCGACGTGAAAGGTGAAGCCTGCCCGATGCCGGTCGTCAAGACGAAGCAGTCGGTCGACGACCTCGGTGCCGGTGAGGTGCTGGAAGTGCACGCGACTGACTCGGGAAGCGTGAGCGATATCGACGGCTGGGCGGCGGGCACGCCCGGCGTCACCCTCGTCGACCAGGCCGAGACGGACGACGGCGGCGAGACGGTGTACGTCCACCGGGTGCGCGTCGAATGA
- a CDS encoding helix-turn-helix domain-containing protein: MPDSMAAMLEQDLECESLLDCFHGLNDLDRRVFRLLVESADPLTVDELAEEIDRERTTAYRSLQRLLDAGIVKKDRESFESGSYYDVFSPVAPDEIADDMQRLLNDWYATIGQLIAEFRDKYEDRASESTEPTPPDPE, from the coding sequence ATGCCAGACTCGATGGCCGCGATGTTGGAACAGGACCTGGAGTGTGAGTCGTTACTCGACTGTTTCCACGGACTCAACGACCTCGACCGGCGCGTCTTTCGGCTGCTCGTCGAGTCCGCCGACCCGCTTACCGTCGACGAACTCGCGGAGGAAATCGACCGCGAGCGCACGACCGCCTACCGGTCGCTCCAGCGGCTGCTCGATGCCGGCATCGTCAAGAAGGATCGAGAGAGCTTCGAGTCGGGCAGCTACTACGACGTGTTCTCGCCGGTCGCGCCAGACGAGATTGCAGACGACATGCAGCGGCTGCTCAACGACTGGTACGCGACGATCGGCCAGCTCATCGCTGAGTTCCGCGACAAGTACGAAGACCGGGCGAGCGAGTCGACGGAGCCGACACCCCCCGATCCGGAATGA
- the tmcA gene encoding tRNA(Met) cytidine acetyltransferase TmcA yields MDATVRALREEARTTNERRALLVHGSREHCYAAARRVLEAADIDGTDTTCLSDGDICPAEHLRTDSSDDLLGRTREAVVADCHDSCRPNALGRAVGAVDGGGLLLVLAPPLDAWPTTDDSFTERLAIPPFERADVTGRFRERLAATMRAHRGIAVYDADAETWAADGRTHPAPRRPTPAPDVPDAHDFPAAVYEACLTADQRDAVHALEALRDPDGVVVVEADRGRGKSAAAGLAAAALAAEGNEVLVTAPGYQNAAEVFDRAETTLRSLDAFRDRPAEHPVLATNGRIRYAPPPEAVDDETADVILVDEAAAVPVRILQSLVETEVPIAFTTTVHGYEGAGRGFDVRFRDWLRDTDRTISEPTLADPIRYAPCDPIEVWAFRALCFDARPPVAPLVADATPETTEYVQTHPDALLADEHLLRETFGLLVAAHYRTEPDDLARLLDGPNLTVRALRHEGHVVAVALLGWEGGLSPGRCERMYEGERVPGNMLPDLLTSQLRDPEAGLPRGLRVVRIAVHERARDAGLGTKLLDSIREEFSTAGTSAPHAGNTDARDPLAVRHERAGGPFDYLGVGFGATPPLLRFWRAAGYRTVHLSTTRNDRSGEHSTLLVHPLTEAGDDLLARNDRWFRRRIGSVLADGLAGCEPAIVAGTLRAVDGEFSLDLTQREWRAVAAAAYGPGHYDFAPRPFQTLALRGLADGVVTGDDAALLVAKALQCRPWEEVADDLDYVSTRQCALAFGEAMKTLLDAYGTETVARERARYQA; encoded by the coding sequence ATGGACGCGACCGTGCGCGCACTACGTGAGGAAGCCCGGACGACGAACGAGCGCCGGGCGCTCCTCGTCCACGGGTCGCGTGAGCACTGCTACGCCGCGGCTCGCCGGGTTCTCGAAGCCGCCGACATCGACGGTACCGACACCACCTGTCTCAGCGACGGCGACATTTGTCCGGCCGAGCATCTGCGCACCGATAGCTCCGACGACTTGCTCGGGCGCACCCGCGAGGCCGTCGTCGCGGACTGTCACGATAGCTGCCGGCCGAACGCCCTCGGCCGCGCCGTCGGTGCCGTCGACGGCGGCGGACTCCTGCTCGTGCTCGCCCCGCCGCTCGACGCGTGGCCGACGACCGACGATAGCTTCACCGAACGGCTCGCGATACCCCCCTTCGAGCGGGCGGACGTGACCGGTCGGTTCCGCGAGCGACTCGCCGCGACGATGCGCGCCCACCGCGGTATCGCCGTCTACGACGCCGACGCCGAGACGTGGGCGGCTGACGGGCGTACTCACCCGGCTCCGCGTCGACCGACCCCGGCTCCCGACGTTCCCGACGCCCACGACTTCCCGGCGGCGGTGTACGAGGCGTGTCTCACGGCCGACCAGCGCGACGCCGTCCACGCGCTAGAGGCGCTGCGCGACCCGGACGGTGTCGTCGTCGTGGAGGCCGACCGCGGGCGCGGGAAATCCGCCGCCGCCGGACTCGCCGCCGCTGCCCTCGCTGCCGAGGGAAACGAGGTGCTCGTCACCGCACCGGGCTACCAGAACGCCGCCGAGGTGTTCGACCGCGCCGAGACGACGCTCCGGAGCCTCGACGCGTTCCGCGACCGCCCCGCAGAACACCCCGTGCTCGCAACGAACGGGCGAATCAGGTACGCCCCACCGCCGGAGGCTGTTGACGACGAGACGGCAGATGTGATTCTGGTGGACGAGGCCGCCGCCGTCCCCGTTCGAATCCTCCAGTCGCTCGTCGAGACCGAGGTTCCGATCGCGTTCACCACCACCGTCCACGGGTACGAGGGGGCCGGTCGCGGCTTCGACGTGCGCTTTCGCGACTGGCTCCGCGACACCGACCGCACGATTTCGGAGCCGACCCTCGCCGACCCGATTCGGTACGCGCCCTGTGACCCAATCGAGGTGTGGGCGTTCCGGGCGCTGTGTTTCGACGCCCGTCCGCCGGTCGCCCCGCTCGTTGCGGATGCAACCCCGGAGACGACCGAGTACGTTCAAACTCACCCGGACGCGCTGCTCGCAGACGAACACCTGTTGCGCGAGACGTTCGGGCTGCTCGTGGCCGCCCACTACCGGACGGAGCCGGACGACCTCGCCCGACTGCTCGACGGGCCGAATCTCACCGTGCGCGCGCTCCGCCACGAGGGCCACGTCGTCGCCGTCGCCCTCCTCGGGTGGGAGGGTGGACTCTCGCCCGGCCGCTGTGAACGGATGTACGAGGGCGAGCGCGTCCCCGGCAACATGCTGCCGGACCTGCTCACCTCGCAACTTCGCGACCCCGAGGCCGGACTGCCGCGCGGGCTTCGCGTCGTTCGCATCGCCGTCCACGAACGCGCTCGCGACGCTGGGCTCGGTACCAAGCTCCTCGATTCGATTCGCGAGGAGTTCTCGACCGCCGGGACGAGCGCACCCCACGCCGGCAACACCGACGCCCGCGACCCGCTCGCCGTCCGTCACGAACGAGCGGGCGGTCCCTTCGATTATCTCGGCGTCGGCTTCGGTGCGACCCCGCCGCTGCTCCGGTTCTGGCGGGCGGCCGGCTACCGGACGGTCCACCTGTCCACGACGCGCAACGACCGCTCCGGCGAACACTCGACGCTGTTGGTTCACCCGCTGACCGAGGCCGGCGACGACCTGCTCGCGCGCAACGACCGGTGGTTCCGCCGGCGCATCGGCTCCGTGCTCGCTGACGGGCTCGCCGGGTGTGAGCCGGCCATCGTCGCCGGAACGCTTCGGGCCGTCGACGGCGAGTTCTCGCTCGATTTGACGCAGCGGGAGTGGCGTGCCGTCGCCGCGGCCGCCTACGGCCCGGGCCACTACGACTTCGCCCCGCGACCGTTCCAGACGCTCGCGCTCCGTGGACTCGCGGACGGGGTCGTGACAGGCGACGATGCCGCACTGCTCGTCGCGAAGGCGCTCCAGTGTCGCCCGTGGGAAGAGGTCGCAGACGACCTCGACTACGTCTCCACTCGGCAGTGTGCGCTCGCGTTCGGCGAGGCGATGAAAACGCTACTCGACGCGTACGGCACGGAGACGGTCGCCCGCGAACGCGCCCGGTATCAGGCGTAG
- a CDS encoding class I SAM-dependent methyltransferase, which translates to MGHHTFDAERAATLEDAGRRYRYVSREELLWKLALDGTETVADLGSGTGFYTDDVAAHAGHVYGVDIQPAMHDFYRQKSLPDNVELLESDVATLPVRDDALDAAVSTMTYHEFASDDALAELARTIRPAGRLVVADWSADGEGEAGPPLAERYDLDAVTTALTAAGFEMELAADRPETLFVAAVREE; encoded by the coding sequence ATGGGCCACCACACGTTCGACGCCGAGAGAGCCGCCACGCTCGAAGACGCCGGCCGCCGCTACCGGTACGTCTCCCGTGAGGAACTGCTCTGGAAGCTCGCGCTCGACGGCACGGAGACGGTCGCGGACCTCGGGAGCGGCACCGGCTTCTACACCGACGACGTGGCGGCCCACGCCGGCCACGTCTACGGGGTCGACATCCAGCCGGCGATGCACGACTTCTACCGGCAGAAATCCCTACCCGACAACGTGGAGCTACTCGAGTCGGACGTGGCGACGCTTCCCGTCAGAGACGACGCGCTCGATGCTGCGGTTTCGACGATGACGTACCACGAGTTCGCGAGCGACGACGCGCTCGCGGAGCTCGCGCGGACGATTCGGCCGGCGGGACGGCTCGTCGTCGCCGACTGGTCGGCCGACGGCGAGGGCGAGGCGGGGCCGCCGCTCGCGGAGCGGTACGACCTCGATGCCGTCACGACCGCGCTCACCGCGGCCGGCTTCGAGATGGAGTTGGCCGCCGACCGGCCGGAGACGCTGTTCGTCGCCGCGGTTCGAGAGGAGTAG
- a CDS encoding YeeE/YedE family protein → MLFPNGWLPYLVGGVLIGLGTAVIYLTTAIPAGASTFLESTLSYASDRPRFQKYRGSRDWRVVFSVAIVLGAAAYAFTLGDGPWTTDVQPWRLAVGGLLVGVGTRLGKGCTSGHGVCGIGSGSRTSLVGVATFVAVAVGTAQLVAALGVSP, encoded by the coding sequence ATGCTGTTTCCCAACGGCTGGCTTCCGTATCTCGTCGGCGGCGTCCTCATCGGTCTCGGGACGGCGGTCATCTACCTGACGACGGCTATCCCCGCCGGCGCGAGCACGTTCCTCGAATCCACGCTCTCGTACGCCTCCGACCGGCCGCGGTTCCAGAAATACCGCGGCTCCCGGGACTGGCGTGTCGTCTTCTCCGTCGCTATCGTGCTCGGCGCGGCCGCGTACGCCTTCACCCTCGGCGACGGCCCGTGGACGACGGACGTACAGCCGTGGCGACTCGCCGTCGGCGGGCTACTCGTCGGCGTCGGCACCCGACTCGGGAAGGGGTGTACCTCGGGCCACGGCGTCTGTGGCATCGGCTCGGGGTCGCGTACCTCGCTCGTCGGTGTCGCCACCTTCGTCGCCGTCGCAGTCGGGACCGCACAACTGGTCGCGGCACTGGGGGTGTCGCCGTGA
- a CDS encoding NADP-dependent oxidoreductase, which produces METRQWTLASRPTGEPTIENFELQSVELDDPGQGEVLVHTLYQSVDPYMRGRMRDAESYADPWEVGDPMRAAVVGEVVESAHPQFEQGDVVQAEEGLWAEHAVLDGDSLRPARTGAAPVSTALGVLGMPGVTGYWGILDVGSPQPGDTVVVSAAAGAVGSVVGQVAKLGGCDVVGIAGADEKLEWLTEDLGFDAAINYKTENVHKRLREETDGVDVYFDNVGGEVTDAVWDLLNVRARVVVCGQIALYNATEVPTGPRKLAKLIETRATVEGVLVRDYGPEQWGEALQQLGEWVATGEVDYRENVVDGFENAPDAFLGLFEGVNIGKQVVKVSDAEYADI; this is translated from the coding sequence ATGGAGACACGACAGTGGACGCTGGCCTCGCGGCCGACGGGAGAACCGACGATAGAGAACTTCGAACTGCAGAGCGTGGAGCTGGACGACCCAGGTCAGGGCGAGGTGCTGGTCCACACCCTGTATCAGTCCGTGGACCCCTACATGCGCGGCCGGATGCGAGACGCCGAGAGCTACGCCGACCCGTGGGAGGTCGGGGACCCGATGCGCGCCGCGGTCGTCGGTGAGGTCGTCGAGTCTGCCCACCCGCAGTTCGAGCAGGGCGACGTGGTGCAGGCCGAGGAGGGGTTGTGGGCCGAACACGCCGTCCTCGACGGCGACAGCCTCCGTCCCGCACGGACGGGCGCGGCCCCGGTCTCGACCGCACTCGGCGTGCTCGGGATGCCGGGCGTGACGGGCTACTGGGGGATTCTCGACGTCGGCTCCCCACAGCCGGGCGACACGGTCGTCGTCAGCGCGGCCGCCGGCGCGGTCGGCAGCGTCGTCGGACAGGTCGCCAAGCTCGGTGGGTGTGACGTGGTCGGCATCGCCGGCGCGGACGAGAAGCTGGAGTGGCTCACCGAGGACCTCGGCTTCGACGCGGCAATCAACTACAAGACGGAGAACGTCCACAAGCGCCTGCGCGAAGAGACCGACGGCGTCGACGTCTACTTCGACAACGTCGGCGGCGAGGTGACCGACGCGGTGTGGGACCTGCTGAACGTCCGCGCCCGCGTCGTCGTCTGTGGCCAGATTGCGCTGTACAACGCGACGGAGGTGCCGACCGGGCCGCGAAAGCTCGCGAAGCTCATCGAGACGCGCGCGACGGTCGAGGGCGTGCTCGTGCGCGACTACGGTCCCGAGCAGTGGGGCGAGGCGCTCCAGCAGCTGGGCGAGTGGGTCGCGACCGGCGAGGTCGACTACCGCGAGAACGTGGTCGACGGGTTCGAGAACGCGCCCGACGCGTTCCTCGGCTTGTTCGAGGGGGTCAACATCGGCAAGCAGGTCGTGAAGGTGAGCGACGCCGAGTACGCCGATATCTGA
- the ndk gene encoding nucleoside-diphosphate kinase, with the protein MSHHDERTFVMVKPDGVQRGLIGDIVSRFEDRGLKLVGGKFMEIDEELAHEHYGEHEDEPFFDGLVEFITSGPVFAMVWEGADATRQVRNMMGETDPADSAPGTIRGDFGLDLGHNVIHGSDHEDEGANEREIDLFFDEEELVDYTLDAAAWVYEDEDH; encoded by the coding sequence ATGAGCCACCACGACGAGCGGACGTTCGTGATGGTCAAGCCCGACGGCGTCCAGCGCGGTCTCATCGGCGACATCGTCTCCCGGTTCGAGGACCGCGGGCTGAAGCTGGTCGGCGGGAAGTTCATGGAGATCGACGAGGAGCTCGCCCACGAGCACTACGGTGAACACGAGGACGAGCCGTTCTTCGACGGACTCGTCGAGTTCATCACCTCCGGCCCCGTCTTCGCGATGGTCTGGGAGGGTGCCGACGCGACCCGACAGGTCCGCAACATGATGGGCGAGACCGACCCGGCCGACTCCGCGCCGGGCACCATCCGCGGTGACTTCGGTCTCGACCTCGGTCACAACGTCATCCACGGCTCCGACCACGAGGACGAGGGAGCCAACGAACGAGAGATCGACCTCTTCTTCGACGAGGAGGAACTCGTCGACTACACGCTCGACGCGGCGGCGTGGGTCTACGAGGACGAAGACCACTGA
- a CDS encoding 30S ribosomal protein S28e, giving the protein MSAEETESDATSAEVIEVVGKTGMHGEAMQVKCRIKEGENQGRIITRNCLGPVRVGDVVQLRETAREADSIGGQ; this is encoded by the coding sequence ATGTCGGCAGAAGAGACTGAGAGCGACGCCACGTCCGCCGAGGTCATCGAGGTCGTCGGAAAGACCGGGATGCACGGCGAGGCGATGCAGGTAAAGTGCCGCATCAAGGAGGGTGAGAATCAGGGCCGCATCATCACGCGGAACTGTCTCGGTCCCGTCCGCGTCGGTGATGTGGTGCAACTGCGCGAAACCGCCCGAGAGGCGGACTCCATCGGAGGTCAGTAA
- a CDS encoding DUF2270 domain-containing protein: MTDATDDAVEDTLGGADPGVGRGLLDTEMGPSGAMAHLYRGEVHRMKLWRERLDRTTNWAVLLLAAILTWAFTTQSNPHYVLLIGNLAVGLFLVIEARRYRAYDMWRSRVRTLQRNVWALGLDPTREPTDGWRERLAADYHQPTLKISAEEAIAHRLRRVYLPLFAILNGAWVVRVTAFSSVSWPASAAIGMVPGDVVTATVAVAFACGLVVAVRPRTWRARDELRQENLRSPHE; encoded by the coding sequence ATGACCGACGCAACCGACGACGCCGTCGAGGACACTCTCGGCGGTGCTGACCCCGGTGTCGGTCGCGGGCTGCTCGATACGGAGATGGGTCCCTCCGGCGCGATGGCACATCTCTACCGCGGCGAGGTTCACCGCATGAAGCTGTGGCGAGAGCGGCTCGACCGGACGACCAACTGGGCCGTCCTGCTGTTGGCCGCAATTCTGACGTGGGCGTTCACCACTCAGTCGAACCCCCACTACGTCCTGCTCATCGGAAATCTCGCTGTCGGGCTGTTTCTCGTCATCGAGGCGCGCCGGTATCGAGCGTACGATATGTGGCGGTCGCGGGTCCGAACGCTCCAGCGGAATGTCTGGGCGCTCGGCTTGGACCCGACGCGCGAGCCGACCGACGGCTGGCGTGAGCGACTCGCGGCTGACTACCACCAGCCGACGCTGAAAATCTCCGCGGAGGAGGCTATCGCCCACCGCCTGCGCCGGGTGTATCTCCCGCTGTTCGCCATCCTCAACGGCGCGTGGGTCGTGCGCGTCACCGCGTTCAGTTCGGTGTCGTGGCCGGCGAGCGCGGCCATCGGTATGGTGCCCGGGGACGTCGTCACCGCGACGGTCGCCGTCGCGTTCGCCTGTGGACTCGTCGTCGCGGTCCGTCCCCGAACGTGGCGCGCCAGAGACGAACTCCGGCAGGAGAATCTCCGCAGTCCCCACGAGTGA
- a CDS encoding DUF6691 family protein, with protein sequence MSDHDQHPLFLPAVFVGGLVFGVGLAVSGMARPEVVLDFLQFEDFGLLLVMGGAATVTAVTVTLAVTSGKRAPLTGRPYGRRLKTFDSNVLLGGGVFGVGWGLSGICPGAAYASLGVGNLPILWAIAGMFAGAYLQGWLRDVVRADDPDGVGA encoded by the coding sequence GTGAGCGACCACGACCAGCACCCGCTGTTTCTGCCGGCGGTGTTCGTCGGCGGACTCGTCTTCGGCGTCGGACTCGCCGTCAGCGGGATGGCGCGCCCGGAGGTCGTGCTCGATTTCCTCCAGTTCGAGGACTTCGGGCTCCTGCTCGTCATGGGCGGTGCGGCGACCGTGACGGCTGTGACGGTGACGCTCGCGGTCACATCAGGCAAGCGGGCCCCGCTCACCGGTCGCCCGTACGGTCGTCGGCTGAAGACGTTCGATTCGAACGTTCTGCTCGGCGGCGGGGTTTTCGGCGTCGGCTGGGGACTGTCGGGTATCTGTCCCGGCGCGGCCTACGCGAGTCTCGGCGTCGGCAACCTCCCGATTCTGTGGGCCATCGCCGGAATGTTCGCCGGCGCGTACCTGCAGGGGTGGCTCCGCGACGTAGTGCGAGCAGACGACCCCGACGGGGTGGGCGCATGA
- a CDS encoding MBL fold metallo-hydrolase, which produces MSKPMFPETDAEIVPTTPAELKARIDAGESVTLLDTRAESEYETWHIDGPTVRTVNVPYFEFLDGFDADLVADVPTDEPVVVVCAKGKSSEFVAELLADAGYDTSHLEDGMRGWARLYEHTDIELPSGTLVRQYRRPSSGCLAYMIVSEGEAAVVDPLRAFTDRYVAHANDLDASIEYVLDTHIHADHVSGLRDLADATGAAMIIPAAAAARGVVDADAMRTVDGGDTLTVGGATVAVRPTPGHTSGMTTYRVDDHLALTGDTLFLDSVARPDLEDGDEGARAAAEQLYDTLHDRLLTLPEDTLVGPAHFGDAETAREDGAHLATLASVVDRLPLLGVNKETFVDRVLANMPPRPANYQEIIAANLGATTPSVEDAFTMELGPNNCAAGE; this is translated from the coding sequence ATGAGCAAACCGATGTTTCCGGAGACGGACGCCGAAATCGTCCCGACGACGCCCGCCGAGCTGAAAGCGCGCATCGACGCCGGCGAATCCGTAACTCTACTTGACACGCGAGCGGAATCGGAGTACGAGACGTGGCACATCGACGGGCCGACCGTCCGCACGGTGAACGTCCCGTACTTCGAGTTCCTCGACGGTTTCGACGCCGACCTCGTAGCGGACGTGCCGACCGACGAGCCGGTGGTCGTGGTCTGTGCGAAGGGGAAATCCAGCGAGTTCGTCGCGGAACTGCTCGCCGACGCGGGCTACGATACCTCCCACCTCGAAGACGGGATGCGCGGCTGGGCGCGGCTGTACGAGCACACCGACATCGAACTGCCGTCCGGGACGCTCGTGCGCCAGTACCGCCGCCCCTCCTCGGGCTGTCTCGCGTACATGATTGTGAGCGAGGGCGAGGCTGCCGTCGTCGACCCGCTGCGCGCGTTCACCGACCGCTACGTCGCCCACGCCAACGACCTCGACGCGAGCATCGAGTACGTGCTCGACACGCACATCCACGCGGACCACGTGAGCGGGCTGCGCGACCTCGCCGACGCGACCGGCGCAGCGATGATTATTCCCGCTGCTGCCGCGGCTCGTGGCGTCGTCGACGCCGACGCGATGCGCACGGTCGACGGTGGTGATACGCTCACGGTGGGTGGAGCAACCGTCGCCGTGCGCCCGACGCCGGGCCACACCTCCGGCATGACGACCTACCGCGTCGACGACCACCTCGCGCTCACCGGCGACACGCTGTTCCTGGACAGCGTCGCCCGTCCCGACCTCGAAGACGGCGACGAGGGTGCACGCGCCGCGGCCGAGCAGCTGTACGACACCCTCCACGACCGACTGCTCACGCTTCCCGAGGACACGCTGGTCGGGCCGGCACACTTCGGCGACGCGGAGACCGCCCGCGAGGACGGTGCCCATCTGGCCACGCTCGCCAGTGTGGTCGACCGACTGCCGCTGCTCGGCGTGAATAAAGAGACGTTCGTCGACCGCGTGCTCGCGAACATGCCGCCACGCCCGGCGAACTACCAGGAGATCATCGCGGCCAACCTCGGAGCGACGACCCCGAGCGTCGAGGACGCGTTCACGATGGAACTCGGCCCGAACAACTGCGCGGCGGGTGAGTGA
- a CDS encoding DsrE/DsrF/DrsH-like family protein — protein sequence MSTASSEASERIAQLEARIEELEAEDTGDERSMVIVATQGTLDMAYPPLILASTAAAFDWDVTVFHTFWGLDILHEDHAENLQLSAVGNPSMPMPNAVAALPGMDRLATAMMERKIADNDVATVEELLDTSIAMGVELQACQMTIDLMGYDEERFHDGVTVGVGAATALSRMADADVQLLV from the coding sequence ATGAGCACCGCATCGAGCGAGGCGAGCGAACGAATCGCACAGTTGGAAGCGCGCATCGAGGAGCTGGAAGCCGAGGACACGGGCGACGAACGGTCGATGGTCATCGTCGCCACGCAGGGCACCCTCGACATGGCGTACCCACCCCTGATTCTCGCGTCGACGGCCGCGGCCTTCGACTGGGACGTGACGGTGTTTCACACCTTCTGGGGGCTGGACATTCTCCACGAGGACCACGCCGAGAATCTCCAGTTGAGCGCGGTCGGCAATCCGAGCATGCCGATGCCGAACGCCGTCGCCGCCCTCCCGGGAATGGACCGGCTCGCCACGGCGATGATGGAGCGGAAGATTGCGGACAACGACGTGGCGACGGTCGAGGAGCTGCTCGACACCTCCATCGCGATGGGCGTCGAGCTACAGGCGTGTCAGATGACCATCGACCTGATGGGCTACGACGAGGAGCGCTTCCACGACGGCGTCACCGTCGGCGTCGGCGCGGCGACAGCGCTCTCGCGCATGGCTGACGCCGACGTGCAACTGCTCGTATGA
- a CDS encoding 50S ribosomal protein L24e: MPRTRECDFCGADIEPGTGTMLVLNDGSTHHFCSAKCEKNVDLGREARDLEWTESGQRQSGPQTTQPEPEPVEEVEDADEEAEATEDAETEASEESDESDTEESEAEAEEAEEAEEAAADEEDDEE, translated from the coding sequence ATGCCACGAACGCGAGAATGTGATTTCTGTGGCGCGGACATCGAACCCGGCACGGGGACGATGCTCGTGCTCAACGACGGTAGCACACACCACTTCTGCTCGGCGAAGTGCGAGAAGAACGTCGACCTCGGGCGCGAAGCCCGCGACCTCGAGTGGACCGAGTCCGGTCAGCGCCAGTCCGGCCCGCAGACGACCCAGCCGGAGCCGGAACCGGTCGAAGAGGTCGAGGACGCTGACGAGGAGGCTGAAGCGACCGAGGACGCCGAAACCGAGGCGTCCGAGGAGTCGGACGAATCCGACACCGAGGAATCGGAGGCCGAAGCTGAGGAAGCTGAGGAAGCCGAGGAAGCCGCTGCCGACGAGGAGGACGACGAGGAATGA
- the rpl7ae gene encoding 50S ribosomal protein L7Ae: MPVYVDYDVPADLEDDALAALEVARDTGAVKKGTNETTKAVERGNAELVFVAEDVSPEEVVMHLPEIAGERDIPHIFVETQDDLGHAAGLSVGSAAAAITDAGEAVNDVEDITSKVEELN; encoded by the coding sequence ATGCCAGTATACGTAGACTACGACGTTCCTGCAGACCTCGAAGACGACGCCCTCGCGGCGCTCGAGGTTGCACGGGACACAGGCGCGGTGAAGAAGGGTACGAACGAAACGACGAAGGCAGTCGAGCGCGGCAACGCCGAGCTCGTCTTTGTCGCAGAGGATGTCTCCCCGGAGGAGGTCGTGATGCACCTCCCCGAGATTGCGGGCGAGCGTGACATCCCACACATCTTCGTCGAGACACAGGACGACCTCGGACACGCGGCCGGGCTGTCGGTCGGCTCCGCCGCCGCCGCCATCACGGACGCAGGCGAGGCCGTCAACGACGTCGAGGATATCACCTCGAAGGTCGAGGAGCTGAACTAA